TGGAAATTCTGACTGATTCCTATTACAAGGAAAAACTGATCTGATTTTTCTTCTGTGTACTGTTCTGTTAAATAGACTAAAtgagaatgtttaaaaaaaaaaagatcactttttgtttttaagtattgCATAGAATTATGGCAATTTTACTTTTAGTAATATGTAAATAATCAGTAGCatttaagtttttaacaaaatgtgtacAAAACTTGATAAGTAGTTTGCTTGTTAGTGCAGGGAATGAGTGGAAGGAAATGCTATCCTTTTGTAGTGAAAATCTGTGGCGGTTCAAAtttttaatatatgtatttttgcaTTAAATTTATGTTTGAAAGTTTGGTTTCTATGGTTGTTTACACTCTTAGAGGACACATTTTGTActttgatcatcataaatcttcctcagaatgttttctttataaaatctaggtcaagttcagaacttcAATACCCGAGGTCTataactaggtcacaaggtcagatcatttataaacattgttcacactcaagaggccacatttactacTTGGTCTTCATAAAACTCTGTCCCTTTGATAAGCATGTCAGTCTCAAAACTTGATTACctgaggtcttaaactaggtcatttggttgaattaatagaaaaacattgtgaacaTACTAGAATCCACATTTTCCaattaaacttcataaaactttgtcagaatgtcttgtttctttgaaatctaggtcaagttagaaattGGATTAtataggtcaaaaactaggtcaaattatagaaagacATTTTTACACTTAAAAGACCGCATTTTCTACTTTATCTTCATGAGTCTTGGTCGGAATATTTCactgtttaaaatctaggataaatttgtaactgggccattagatcaaatcatagaaaaagttTGTTAACTCTTAAAAGGTCACTTTTTCAACtttatcatcataaatctttgtcagaatgtttgcctgtaTGAAATCTAGTTTAAGTTCAAAAATAGGGTACCTGGAGTCAAAACCATGCCACAAGGTCAGTTCATTGAAAAACTTGAtaaatgatctacctgatttacataaagcatgttcagaatgtttgtcaatgaAGTCTGGACCAAATTAGATGttaggttatctggggtaaaaatgAGGTCAGGTGAGTAATACGGGGCCTTCAGGGCTCTCTTGTTTCACATTTCAAAAGACTTAAATATCCTTCAGTGCCTTTAGTGTAatcattctgtttttgttttttaggaAACATGGGAAAGTCTGGAATGGGAATGAATAACAATAGCAGTATGGGAAATATGGGTGGTGGCATGGGAATGAATAACAATAGTATGGGAATGGGAATGGGCAATATGGGTATGGGAGGAAATATGGGTATGGGTGGAAACATGGGCATGGGTAATATGGGAAATTCTGGAATGGGAGGAAATATGGGCAACATGGGAAATATGGGAATGGGTGGAAATATGGGTAACATGGGTATGGGTGGCAACATGGGAATGGGTGGCAACATGGGAATGGGTGGTAATATGGGAATGGGTGGCAATATGGGAAACATGGGTATGAGTAATATGGGAATGGGCATGGGAATGCCAAATTATGGCATGGGTATGGGTAATATGGGGGGTATGGGCATGGGTAACATGGGCATGGGAAATATGGGTATGGGTAGCATGCAAGGTTCAGGAAGTAACCCACAAACGACTGCTGCTGTTACAGACGGCAAAGATAAATCTGTTACAGCATATAGTGGTCAATCATCTACAGGTCAGTCTGGTAGTCAACAAGGTCAAACTACTGGTCAGGGTCAAATGGGTCAAGGTCAAATGATGGGCAATATGGGTGGTATGATGGGAAACCCTATGGGGATGATGGGAATGATGAATCCAATGATGGCAAATCAGATGGCCATGATGGGAATGGGTAATTATGGGTATGGGAATATGATGGGGATGGGAGGTAACAGCCAGATGCAAGGCCAGATGCCCAATCAAATGCAAGGCCAGATGGGAAATCAGATGTCTGGTCAAATGGGAGGTCAAGGCAGTGGTCAAATGGCACAAATGCAAGGACAAATGGGAAATCCGATGCAAGGGCAGATAAGTGCTATGGCAGGCAGCTATGGTACACAACAAGGCAACACTGGTACTGATGGAAAGTCTGCTTCATCATATGGCATGGCTTCTCAGGCAGCTTATGGTTCTCAGAATGGTAGGCACATTTTTTGATTCATTTCTGTTTGTGAAATAATTGATAGGTTTTCTCTGAAATAAAACCCACTTTACCACAGTAATGGCTTAGTGATAGTGTTTTTCTTGCATGCAAGATGTTGTGGGTTTGATCTCCAGTCAAATGATACTGGTATTTCTTCTGCTTTGACCTTAGTTTTAGGGCAGATTTGTCTGATATTGGTCTGTGACTAGGTTTTGGTATCATGCCATCTATTTACAGTGTGCTATTCCAATGAGCAGCACAATTAATCCTTACACTGCTAAGTTcagtaatgaacttgtccatctttcagtttggacagtgccattaccTCTCTCTTACCTGTTAATAGGGGTGCTTaccgaaaagatactgactgaatgtcgaacagtgcagattgtgctcagactgcacagatgtgcaggctgatcatgatctacactggccgcaaaggcagaatcaattgtgtccagcatgataagggttaagttgggcattgtgcttatTGCTATTTGTAGACTGTTGTTATATGAATTATTTTTACAAGCTGCCAAATAGCTAACACACCCACTTTGCTCAGTAGGGAGTGTGCCAATTTACAGATTGCGGAGTCGTGACTTCAGTCCTTCCTGCGGGCCATacgttctccatgacgatttgataacaggcattgtgtcttaaattatttgccctccacctctgattcatgtgaggaagttggcagttacttgtggagaacaaatttgtactggtacagaatccaggaatactgattaggttaactacctgctgttacataaatgaaatactgttgaaaaaaacggcgttaaacccaaaacaaacaaacaaaatcgtACACAAACACGGCTCATTGTATAGTGATGTTGTAAATATTAAAACTGGAATAAGGTTTACattgaatgaattttttttggtTCAAAGTTCCTACTCCATTGATTTACTGTTGACAAAACTATATATTTATGCTTCCCTTTGAAGAAGGAGCGGTATATTGTTTTCCAGATGTCGGTTGGTATGTCTGTCTATCGGTCGATCGGTCCAACTGTCGGTCGGTATGTGGACCagtccgtttctggatgataactcaagaaggcttgggcctatgatcatgaaagttgatagggagattgatcatcaccagcagataacccctattgattttgagatcagtaggtcaaaggtcaaggtcacagtgacctagaacagttaaatggtttccggatgataactcaagaacgtaagtctaggatcatgaaaattaacaggaaggttggtcatatCCAGCGGATTTTtatgaccagcggatgacccctattgagtttgagatcaataggtcaaaggtcaaggtcacagtgacatggaacagttaaatggtttccgaatgATTACTCAAGAATActttagcctaggatcatgaaagttgacagggaaaTTGATCATgtccagtagatgacccctattgattttaaggtcagtaggtcagaggtcaaagtcaTAGTGATCCTCaagagttaaacagtttctgaatgataactcaagaacacttggacctACTGCAATTACTGtgtgcatcaaggggggcattttatgttctacgagctcttgttaagttCAAATCTGAGTGCGATTGGAAAATGCATTAAAGGATGGTAATAACTTACTTTATTTCATGTGAATTTATAGAGATacatgtactacattttaaaatctatattacACACTCTGTAAATCTCCTCACTTTTTGCATGCTTGTTTTTCATCAGTCggcataaaatagaaataattttttgtttttttactcacctgagcacgaagtgctcaaaggtgagcttttgtgatcaccctgtgtccgttggTGTCAACaacttgactgttaacactctggaggtcacaaatttgagccaatcttaatgaaacttgttcagaatgttaccctcaattaaatcttggatgagttagatattgggtcatcttgggtcaacaatttggtcaccaggtcaaattaaaggaaaagcatgttaacactctagaggtcacagttttggctcagtcttaatgaaacttggtcagaatgttactctcaataaaatcttggacaagttcgatatcgggtcatctggggttaaaaactaggtcaccaggtcaaatcaaaggaaaagcttgttaacactctagaggatacatttttggcccaatcttaatgaaacttggtcagaatgtaaccctcaataaaatcttggacgagttcgatattgggtcatccgtggtcaaaaactaagtcaccaggtcaaatcaaagaaaaagcttgttaacactctagaggtcacaatttgggcccaatcttaatgaaacttggtcagaatgttaccctcaataaagtcttggaaaagtttgatattggaaaagcatgttaacactttagaggtcacagttttggctcagtcttaatgaaacttggtcagaatgttactctcaataaaatcttggacaagttcgatatcgggtcatctggggtcaaaaactaggtcaccaggtcaaatcaaaggaaaagcttgttaacactctagaggccacatttatgactatcttcatgaaacttggtcagaatgttaatcttgatgatctcaagttccagtttgaatctgggtcatattgggatcaaaaactaggtcaccaggtcagatcaaagaaaaagctagtttgaactgtagaggccacatttatgatcatatcttaatgaaacttggtcagaatgttagtcttgaggctgcataggtcaagtttgaatctgggtcaggtggggtcaaaaactaggtcactagatcaaatcaaaggaaaagcttgttaacactctagaggccacatttattactgtatctttatgaaactttgtcagaagatcgaacctgggtcatgtcaggtcaaaaactaggtcactgagtctaatcaaaggtaaagcttgttaacactgtagaggccacatttatgattgtatctttatgaaacttggtcaaaatggtaatcctgatattctcaaggtccagtttgaatctgggtcatgtaggatcaaaaactaggtcaccaggtcaaatcaaaggaaaagctagtttacactgtagaggccacatttatgacgtatcttaatgaaactaggtcagaatgttaatcttgatgatctatagatcaaattcaaatctgggtcaggtggggtcaaaaactaggtcactgggtcaaatcaaaggaaaagcttgttaacactctagaggccacatttatgactatatgttcgtgaaatttggtcagaatggtaatcttaatgatttcaaggtccagtttgaatctgggtcatgttgggtcaaaaaataggtcactaggtcaaattaaaagaaaagctagtttacactttagaggccacatttataccatatcttaatgaaacttggtcagaatgttaatcttgatggtctttaggtcaataggtcaggtgagcgatacagggccttcatggccctcttgttgtaaatAAAGAGTATTATCTTAAGACAAATAAGGCAATTTTCTATTGCGTTACATTTGCTCTGTATGCTCTTGAAAACTAAAAATTTGTTTCACTTCTtggatatatttcatattcacaaaaaagaaataaacattgatttaatACTAAAAACCAGTAGTCAGAGGGATACATAGTGTAATTATGACAGCAtgtaaaaaaacagtttttagctcaacgGTCTGTTGTCTATCATCTGTTGTccaatgtttacataaaaatcTTTCTCTCGCCAATTGTAAGTCAGAATTGCACCAAAATTGGTCTGTAGTATTACTGAATGGTCCTATCTCAGTTTTGATCAAATTGAGGCAATTGGTCCATTAAAGGGACTGttgttagagctaaaaatagaaaaacgaaacaattttttcacATGAACATCAAGATGGATCTAGACCAAACTTTGTCCGTATAATCACTTTAAGGTCCTctcaaaaatttgtttaaatagggGGTACTTGGCCTCTTATATGGACAACtaaagctaaatatagaaaaaaaattagaaCATTTTCTCTCATGAACTACCTAATGGACCTTCATCATACTGGGTCTATGACATCATTTTAAGGTTCTCTGTCAAATTTATTCATATGGGGGCACTTGGTTCCTTTGAGAGATTACTCCAGCTGAAAACAGAAAATtccttctcatgaactgcttgatattTCTTCATTGAACTTGGTTTGTAGTATCATTGTATGATTCTGTTCAAATGGGAAACTTGGcatcttttaggggccactaaagcggaaaacaaaacctttaaacaacttctggtcatgaactgcttgatggaatCTCATCAGATCAAGTGGGGACCCCATTTTAGTCCACAAgagcttaaaaaagaaattcccATATTATTCATACCCATCTAATCAACTTTTTCATTAAGCATGTGATAAagcttcattaaatttggtctaAAGCCTTCTTATTAAATGCTCTGTTAAATTTCTTCTAATGGGTGCATCTGAGCTATTCAAGGGgacattttagcaaaaaaataaaacaatgacttTTTCAAAGGAATCttcatttaattaaattttgtctATAGCATTCTTGTAATGATGTTTTGGGTTTCTTCAAACTGGGGCACTCGACATATACTAAACATATTTACCAGTTATGACTCGTACTTCtattcaaggtcaaattgtcAGTTTCAGGTGGGCAACTGAGGGGCACTATTGCACTCttgttcatatttattacaatttcCTGAGAGATTTATACTTCTACTActtaaaaaatacataaactgcAAATTTATTCTTTATATCTGTGACAAAAAATGTACTTCAGTAAAATGATACAAATGATACGTCCCCAAAATTGTGTAAGTCAGTCTAAATAAAAGGTAATTAAGGGTAAGTAAAACAGATTTGATGACATGCTGTTTTGCAACAGTCTATCAAATGTTCATTATTTCCCATACTAGTTTATTTCTCATTTGTAGATCAAGGATGGTCTGGCATGGGTGATTATTCAGGGGCTGGATCAGTAAAGTCAGACAACACAGGTCAGCAGTTATATatacctgcaaaaaaaaaaacccaacactTTTTATGGTAGAAGCTCTCTGAAAagaccacatacatgtattatGGTTCTTGTAAAAGTGATCATAATAATTTGTTAGATGGTTATTATTGGAGTTTCCTTTATAAGATTatttattgaaattgaaaatataaaacttataaatTAAACTGCATTTAGAATTTAATAAAATAGATTGTAAACAGTATTTTGTTGCAGATCATTCTTTTTGTTGAGAAAAAGAAACTGTAGTTCACAGTTCCTTTACAGCTAGCATACCTAAAATGTAGGGGAGGTCCTAATGCTGGGTTGTACTCTGTATATAATGAGCAGGAGACAAAGTCAGCGCTATCATTTACAGTTTGAAGAATACTTTGTACTAATTCTACTGACATCTTTAAGTTTATAGCCTTAAAACTAGACATATTTGTATAAGAAAACCTATTTGTCCATGGAGAATTATCCCAAGGAAAAAATTGTGtttaaaatacagattttatatttcaggaaGCCAAAGGTGAAGCCTCAGAATGTAAGTAAAAATACTATTCCATGATATACTTGTAATAAATCCAGCAATATTATTTACTTTTCGAAACAAACTATTTCCTTTCCTTCATACATTTTCTATCAGTTTTGTATCACAGTTGATAATACAGATGTAGtttgcaatttttagctcatctgatttttgaaaaaaaatgatgagttattgtcatcacttgagcggttgtcggcgtcggcgtcggctggttaagttttatgtttaggtcagcttttctcctaaactatcaaagctattgctttgaaacttggaatacttgttcacaatcataagctgaccctgtatagcaagaaacataactccatcttgctttttgcaagatttatggccccttttgtacttagaaaatatcagatttcttggttaagttttatgtttaggtcaacttttctcctaaactatcaaagctattgctttgaaacttggaatacttgtttaccatcataagcagaccctgtacatcaagaaacataactccatcttgctttttgcaagaattattgccccttttggacttagaaaatcagttttcttggttaagttttatgtttaggtcagcttttatcctaaactatcaaagctattgctttaaaacttgcaacacttgttcaccatcataagctgaccctgtacagcaagaaacataactccatcatgctttttgcaagatttatggccccttttggacttagaaaatatcagatttcttggttaagttttatgtttaggtcaactttttatcttaaactatcaaagctattgctttgaaacttgcaacacttgttcaccatcataagctgaccctgtacagcaagcaacataactccatcctgctttttgcaataattattgccccttttggacttagaaaatcattttcttggttgagtattatgtttaagtatacttttctcataaactatcaaagctattgctttaaaacttgcaacagtttttcaccatcttaagtggacactgtacatcaagaaacataactatcctgctttttgcaagaatgatggccatttttagacttagaaaatcatgggtaggacaatatttctattatacaaaaaaaatcagatgagcgtcagcacccgcaaggcggtgctcttgtcttaGATATATGACAGCAGTGTCTAATAATAATAGGACATCTAGATTAGGGAGATTAAGTGGTTCATAGAAATTGTGATTGTCAAAACAGCAATAATAACTAATGCCACCCTTTGAAGAAGTGTTGGAATATGATTTTGCTCATGATGGCTGGTAGGTTGGTCTTGTTGGTCCATTgtgtttccagtcagtaacttgagaatgcttaggtcTACAGCGGTCAAACTTCAAAGAATGGTTGCCTTTGGGCAGTGGATTTGCCCTATTATTTTGGGTTTCAGTAGGtgtaaagtcaatgtcacagtgacgtTTAGACTGAAAATGATTTTGCATCAATAACACTCAAAACTGCATTCATAGAATGTTTGCCTATGATTCTTAGATGACCACAATTGTTTTGGCCGTctgtaggtgaaaggtcaaggtcaagtgacTAATAATGGTTTCCATTTAATGGctgaagaaaatttcaaactttataaCATGACTGAATTTCAATAAGGCCAGTAGATTGTTCTTTTATATTTGGGTAAGAAGGTCATGGTCATGTTGACTTTGGGACTGAAAAGTATTAACCCATTTACCTTTGACAGGCTAGCATGGGAGCATTatgtcttttattttatgaatagctCTTGTAAGTTTGTGGTtatgctaaataaaaaaaaatattgatatcggggacttgtaaaaatgtatatgaaattttacCATTCATATGAATATTTTGTTGTAGTATCATCAAAcataaactttattttatgtaGGCAGCCAGTGGTATATGTTGACTAACAGTGGTAGCTAGAACATTTGGTTGgacatagtgtttaatgtatatacatgtgtgtGACCAACTACTGTGAGGACATAGTGTATAGTAGGTGTACATATGAACTCGTAAACACAGGATGATATTTGTAACTTGATGAAATTTGAAGGGACTCTACCTGCAATCAGGATGGTAGTGTATGGAATAGTGGTTGTACATAGTGGAAAAATACAATCATTTACTCTCACTGGTAACTGTATTAATGGTAGTGTTTAGCTTAGTTTATAGCAGTTACAAagtttatacaaaatgtaatgtgAATATGATTTACTTAGAATGTTGATAAATTTTACtataatgtatgtatgtatgtgaaAGTTTTAGAAAAGTAGCTCTAACTGCAAAAGTTTTTGGTTTACTATGATATTGTATGTTTATCTAGAAAATAGGAGTTGCATGTATTCTTGTAAATAGTGCATTCTTACATTCTTATAAATGACATACTATTTTATATATAaggattttaaattttattggaaCATCTTTTAAGGTTGAGATGTGGTAAAGTTGTATTACTAGATAGTGAATTGATGCTCAAACACAGATGTATGcctctttttccatttttgcatAAGGCATTATTTGTTAAAAGAGCTATTGTTAAATACATAGGAGCTAGTACTTAGATTTTGAATTGGACTGTTGAAGAACTAAAAATCAGTCTGAgtgcaatttttaaaaagtagATGAGCAGTAGATAAAATAAGTGACTTAAAAGGTAAGTAACAAGAATAACAAGTACTTTATTACAAATCATGGTAATATTGTGTTTTTCACaagaaatatttgtaattattattgTATGATTGAAGTAGGcatactaataagctttgataatgtggcagttgagtccaataagtccaggggtgttcaaagataatccgtcacagatctattgtaaagcaattattggatttacctgtattggaaaataaacagtgtcgattgtattgaggtcaactgccacattatcaaagtttattagtacaagCGAAGAACTGTTAACCTTATGTGGGTGGTCCAGTTTTTACATCTCTTAGTCCATATGTAGATCTTaattagctcacatgagcacaatGTGCTCGAGGTGAGCTATTTACTTGTCACTTGTCATTCATCGtttgtccgtccacacttttcttcaaacaatatctcctctgaaaccattttttggaagttgatgaaacttggcctggatgttccttgagcGGTCTtcttccaaaattattcaaaggaTCTGCTTTGTTGCACATGTATCAAAACGGCATCCTCTCCTAAACCGCTgacttgattttgaaataatttcacacaaggaCCTTGTGTGACCcttaaccaagattttcaaattattttgatctgtcaaaaaacatggccaccaaaaGGCATGgtcactttaaaaatcttatatgAAACTGCAGGCAAATGATCCTTtaatgaccctctaccaagatggttcaaattactttgattcgtcaaaaaacgtgGCTGCCAAGTGGCGTGGTTACTCTTTCCTTGTatgttataatgtatatattggaaaatttaaaaatcttgtcagaaacagctgacccaatttcaaaataattttacacaaatgtttcttggtaGACgaagattatacaaattattttgtttcatcaaaaaacatggtcacCAGGGTGTGTggctttccctatatgtatatagtggaaactttaaaaatcttcttgtttgatattgtcatattaCATCATTCCTTCCCAACCCCAACAGCACACGCATACACATCACTtgcctgtatttatttagtagaaatatttGAGATATTTTTGTCGGAAAACACTGGCACTGTTTCAGAATAATTTCCTTGCATAACCATCAACCAGAACTGTTCAGGCAAGCAGCATAACTCAGGCGAGCCatctagggccatcatagccctcttgtttgttttaactATAATGTTTctattgtatgtacatgtattttttcattttcatcattttacataGAATCTTGTTTCAGTACACCAGAAGATGTATCTGGTTATAGAATCATTTGTATTTCAGTTTGTATTTAGAGTCAAAAGGCAAGCAGTTGTTAGTTTAAGTTTTATACTTATCTACGATTCTAGAAATGAAATAAAGCTAAAGCTGTTTGaggatatttattttataatctttgttttttatttgcctTGGCAATGTTTTGAAAAACATCAAAGTTGCAATTACAGAAATCcttcaaaaaatatgtttgcAGTGTACTGACCATCACACCAAAATTGCTCCTCCTAACTCTGTGAATGATTGTTCATCTCTGAAAGTGAGTTTGAGTACAAAGGTCAAATATCctattccatttttagctcgactttttgaagaaaaagtagagctattgcactcgccccagcgtcggtgtcggcgtcggcatcgccgttggttaaagttttt
The Mercenaria mercenaria strain notata chromosome 10, MADL_Memer_1, whole genome shotgun sequence genome window above contains:
- the LOC123561328 gene encoding heterogeneous nuclear ribonucleoprotein A2 homolog 1-like, with the translated sequence MGFTKMADEKYSDKERFREDSGDRDRDRFRNKRKRHDSDQGEESEKFRKLFIGGLSYDTTDDELKAYFEKWGDVVDSIVMKETGTQRSRGFGFVTYSESKMLEDCQACRPHVINGRQVDTKRAMPRNAGGSSGGDGLKESVYKLFVGGIRDITTNDSLREEFSQFGAVKHVELMMDKVTGRHRGFAFVTYEDFDSVDKAVIKKHLEIDGKMVEVKKAESISSRKNKRDSMDTRMSKGNMGKSGMGMNNNSSMGNMGGGMGMNNNSMGMGMGNMGMGGNMGMGGNMGMGNMGNSGMGGNMGNMGNMGMGGNMGNMGMGGNMGMGGNMGMGGNMGMGGNMGNMGMSNMGMGMGMPNYGMGMGNMGGMGMGNMGMGNMGMGSMQGSGSNPQTTAAVTDGKDKSVTAYSGQSSTGQSGSQQGQTTGQGQMGQGQMMGNMGGMMGNPMGMMGMMNPMMANQMAMMGMGNYGYGNMMGMGGNSQMQGQMPNQMQGQMGNQMSGQMGGQGSGQMAQMQGQMGNPMQGQISAMAGSYGTQQGNTGTDGKSASSYGMASQAAYGSQNDQGWSGMGDYSGAGSVKSDNTGSQR